GCCGGGGTTGCCTGTCGTACATTCATACAGCTTGTCGCTGTGGGTTACGAGGGTCTTGTGTCCCTTAAGTACCAGTGTGACACGGGGATACTTTTTTATGAACCTGGCGGCCACCTCTTCACGCCGGCCGTGGTTGCGGCTCGAACTAGCGGAGTCCAGGGCCATGAGGCGGTCCATCTCACCTGGATGAGGGGTCAGGATTATGTCTGCTTTTATATTGTTTAACGTGTCTGGTTTCTCCGCCAGGGCGTTGAGGCCGTCGGCGTCTACTACCAGATGTCCCTCAAGGTTTTTAAGGAGCCAGAGTACAAGTTTTTTCGTGTCGGGGTTCTGAGAAAGCCCCGGACCCAGGGCAATTACCTGTGCGTTCTTACTCACGCCCGCTATCTCATCCCTTGCCTCGTAGGAAAGTGTTTGTTCCGCGGTCTCCGGCAGTGGTTTTGTTATTACGCAGGTCAATTTTGAGGCGACAATTGGGTTGAGACCCTGCGGTATGCCCAGGGTTACAAGCCCGGCCCCGCTGCGCAGGGCGGCCTTGGCGGCAAGGCAGGCCGCCCCTGTCATCCCCGATGAACCGGCCAGGACGAGTACCCTGCCGTATGTACCCTTATGGGAATCGGCCTTGCGCTCTGGAAGTGGGGGTAAGACCGTGATTCGTTTCATTCAACCATCCTGTCTGTATGCCTGTTTGGCATTTGACAGGCTAGCAAATTATATCACCGGAGTAAACAGGCAATATGACCCCCAAGACGGAGAAAACATTGGAGGAACCGGGCGGCAAGGAGTAAAAAAAAGCGGGTACCGCCGGGCCAAAACCCTGGGGTACCCGCTTTGACTATCTAATCGGAGACAATAGCGTCAGTGGCTTAGTTTATGAAACCGGTTACGCCTGCCACTTGGTTCTGTACCACACCACATCACCCTTGGCGTCGAGCTTGGCCACCCAGAAGGCCTTACCCTGCTCTACACCGTCGGGACTGTAGCTGTATGAACTGCCGGACACTATATAGCCGCCGTCGGCTGTCTCCCGGATGGAGGTTGCCGTGTCATAAAACTCTCCACCAAAGGTCTTGTGCCAGGTGGCGTTGCCTGAGGGGTCCAGCTTGATTATCCAGCTGTCACCCGCGGAGCCGAAGGAAGTAGTACCACCGGCGACTATGTACCCGCCGTCGGCCGTCTGCTGGATGGAGTAGGCAAAATCATCCTCCTCGCCACCGTAGACCGTCTGCCAATCCGTCTCGCCTGTGGAGGAGAGCTTCATCAGCCACATATCGTCGCCTCCAGAACCAAAGGAGTTCGTGGCGCCGGCAACTATATACCCGCCGTCGTCAGTCAGCCAGACGGCGTTTATCGAGTCGTCGGTTTTTCCGCCATAAACCTTTTCCCACTGCTTGTTTCCCTCGGCGTTTAGCCTTACTACCCAGCCGTCCTTCAGCCCGGATTCAAGGGCCAGGGTCTCTCCTACAACTATGTATCCCCCATCAGGGACTTGCCTGGCGACGTTGATATGGTCGTCACCACGTCCACCGAAGGTCCTCTGCCACAGTATACTTCCCGTGGAATCCGTCTTCAACACCCAGCCTTCCGATTTACCTCCACTTGTGGGCCATGAGGAACCGCCCAGGACGTAGCCGCCATCGCCGGTCTGCTGGACGCTGTTGAACAAATCGTCCTGGTTGTCGCCGCCATATTTCTTCTGCCACAGTTCGTCTCCCTGGGCGTCAAGCTTTACAAGCCAGCCGTCGGAAAGCTTGGTGGCGGGTGAATATTCATAGCCGGCCACAATATAACCCCCGTCGTCGGTCTGGGCCACGGCATTGGCTATCTCGGATTTACTTCCCCCGTATGTATCGAACCACTGAATGTCCCCCAGCGCGTCCATCTTCAGTACCCAACTATCCACAAGGTTTGAACCGGTGGGGTCAAGTGCTCCGCCAAGCAGCAAATACCCGCCGTCGTTTGTCTCAATGGCGGCAACGGACCAAACCGCTTCTCCCTGCTTGGGGGTGGCGTACTGCGCGTAAGAGGTATTCGTTACGAATAAAAAGATTGCGGAAAACAGGACACAAAATATAGGATACCACAAGAAAACTTCGGTTTTGCTGTTATTTCTTTTGGCAGGATGTACCTGCACTTGATGAAGCATGTTTTTTTCTCCTCCAGTACTGTCTTCCCTCTACAGCCTCAGAATAAGACCTTAGACGCAGACTTTACTATACTATGTAGGAAGACGCAAACTAAAATTAAAACCTGCCGTAAGGATCTGTGTCAGGGCACGGCTTACCCGCAGACGGTAAGCCTAAAAGGTCATTTGTCCTAATAATTTATTCGCTATGTGACAAAAGTCAATAAGATTTTGCCTGGAACAATTTGCCCTAAAATGTTTCTGCCGTCAGCAGGCGCTTCTATGTCTTGGCACGTGTTTTGTTTATGAGGGAAGCGGTGTAGCCGGCGCCAAAGCCGTTGTCTATGTTTACGACCGATACCCCTTCGGAACAGGTGTTCAGCATGGTAAGCAGCGGCGAGATACCGCCGAAGCTTGCGCCATAGCCCACGCTGGTCGGCACGCCAACCACGGGGCAGTCTACCAGCCCGCTCACCACGCCGGGGAGCGCACCTTCCATACCGGCGACCACTATGATGACGTTTGCCTGCGATAGTTCCTTGCGATGCCCCAGGAGCCTGTGTATGCCCGCGACACCGGCGTCATAAATGGTCTTTACCTTGTTGCCCATGAGCTCCGCCGTGACTCTTGCCTCTTCCGCCACGGGTATATCGAGTGTCCCCGCCGTGACCACCAGTATAAGCCCCTTTGGCGCCTTACGCCGCGTCTTCTTTATGGTGATGGTCCTGGCAGTCTCATTATACTCCGCCTTCGGGAAATTCTTGAGCATTGCCCGGTAGATCTCAGGGTTCGCCCTGGTAGCCAGGATGTCGCCTTCACCTCGTGCAATCTCTTGCGCTATTTTCACCACCTGTTCCGGCGTCTTTCCCTGAGAGAAAATAACCTCCGGAAAGCCCCGGCGAAGCGTCCTGTGGCTGTCAACCTTAGCAAAACCCACGTCCTTATAGGGGAGGTCCTTGAGATGCTCCAGGGCCTGTTCCATAGAGTATTCTCCTTTGCGGACCTTGGTCAGTATTTTTTTGATAAGATTTATATCCATGTTGTCATGCGCGGCGTTTATACGGCCTGAGCGACTGCCTCAACCTCTAAGGTGGAAAAATCCCTCTCCAGGTATTTGTAGTAACCCAGGCAGGCGACCATGGCGGCGTTGTCTGTGCATAGTTTAGGTGAGGGGCAGAAGAGCCTGACGGGGAGATCCTCCAGGGCCAGGGAAAATCTCTTTCGCAGTCTGGAGTTACAGGCCACGCCGCCTCCAAGGATTACTCCGTTCACACGATGCCTTTTCAGGGCAAGGAGGGCCTTATTCACCAGGACGTCCACTACGGCCTCCTGAAAACTGGCGGAGATATCGGCTACCTCTTGCCGGTTCAGTTCGCCCTTACGTCCCTGGAGGCCTTGATAGTGGTACAATACGGCGGTTTTCAGGCCGCTGAAACTGAAGTCCAGAGAGCTGGGTTCCAGGTATGAACGGGGAAATGAGACGGAAGCGGGGTTGCCGCTTATCGAGATTCGGTCAATCTCCGGCCCGCCGGGGTAACCAAGGCCCAGCAGTTTTGCCACCTTGTCAAAGGCCTCTCCCGCCGCGTCGTCAAGTGTAGCGCCCAGGGCCAGGTGATCGGTTTCGCTCCGGCTGAGGTACAGGCTTGTGTGTCCCCCGGAGATTACGAAACCCAGGGCGGGAAACCGGAGTTCTTCCCCGTATTCTAACCTGCTGGCGAGGAGGTGGGCATGGAGGTGATTAACCGCTATCAGAGGCAGCTTGAAGAGCCATGAAAGGGTCTTCGCGGCGGTCAGACCAATGAGCAACGCGCCGATAAGCCCCGGGGTGGTTGCCAGGGCCACCGCGTCTATATCCTTAAGCTGTGTCCGTGCGTCACGGAGCGCATTGTCTATTACCGGCAATATGGCTTCAATGTGCGCACGACATGCAATTTCAGGCACTACGCCACCGAACTTTAGGTGCAGTTGCTCCTGTGAGCTGACGATGTTCGACAAGATGTTGCAACCGTCTTCTACTACTGCGGCAGAGGTTTCGTCGCAAGAGGTTTCTATACCGAGTATTAACATTACTCACAGGGTTGGGTTGTTAAGTAGCTTGGTGAACAGCTGCTGGTCGTTTTTGAGGATGTCCAGGGCTCGCTGGAGCTGGATGTCTGAAGGGACCTCTTCTAAAGGTGAGGCTTCTTCACCGCTGTCTCTTCTGGAAAGGCTTGTGTTCTTCAGTTTGATTATGGATTCATGCAGATCCCTTGTCTCTTCTTTACTGAGTTCTACAACGACGTCCGGTTCTATGCCGATATCATGAATTGAGGCCCCGGAAGGTGTGTAGTATTTAGCGGTTGTGAGTTTTATGGCGCTTCCCTCGTCCTCGACCGGCACAAGGCTTTGGACCGAGCCCTTTCCAAATGTTTTTGTGCCTACGAGTAAACCGCGTTTGCGGTCCCTGATGGCCCCGGCTACGATCTCCGCCGCACTGGCACTGCCGTTATTGATCAGTACAATAACAGGGAAGTTTGGAAAGGTCCCGGATTTTTTTGCAAGGTATACATGGTTTTGGGACGGATCTTTGCCTTTCGTAGAGACGATTACGTCGTCTTCGAGAAACTTGTCTGAGACGTCTACAGCAACGTTTAAGAGGCCGCCGGGATTAAACCGCAGGTCCAGGATGAGTGACTCCATCCCCTCCTGCAGGAGCGCCGTGACGGCATTTTCGAGGTCCTCTGTGGTATTTTCCTGAAAGGTGCTGACCGCAACGTAGCCTATCTTGTCCTCTTCGTCGACTATCCTGCTGCCTATTACGCTTTTTAGCTGAACTACGTCTCGCTCTATGGTGATGTCTGTGGTTTCCGTTTCATCAGGGTGTAGGACGCTGATGGTTACCTTGGTGCCTGGAGCGCCTCTTAGTCTTTTTATGGCCTCTCTGAAGCTGATATTTTCCGCGGGTTCATCTTCAATCCGTAGAATCTTGTCGCCGGGCAATATCCCCGCCTTAAACGCGGGTGAGTCAAGTATAGGTGTGATGACGGTAAGTATGCCGTCCTTCATTATGACCTCAATGCCCATTCCGCCGAATTCTCCCTCCGTTTCTATCCGGAGGTCTTCCATCTCATCGGGGCTTATGAACTGGCTATAGGGGTCCAGTTCTTGCAACATCCCGCGATAAGCGCCTGTGAGAAGGTCGTGAAGCTGCACCTCGTCCACGTATTTTTCCTTGATAAGCCTTACCACCTTTATCAGCTCCACGTAATCCTCGTAATAGTCTGTCTCCTCCTCTGCCGGCAGGGGACGGCTAAGGGTTATTAGCAGGGAAAGGGTTAAGACCAGACAGTATGACGTGCGTAACATAGGCATTGTTATTTCCTGTTGTAGGCCCTGAGGGCGGCCTCGGCTATATCGTCGGCGGTAAGGCGATATTCCTTGAAAAGCGTGCCGGGGTCACCGGACTGGCCAAAGCGGTTGTCTATACCGATCATCTCCAGGGGGACAGGGCATTCCTTTCCGAGCACCATGGCGACCGCGCTGCCCATACCGCCATCGAGGGCGTGCTGTTCGGCAGTTACCACGGCACCGGTTTGTTTTGCCACCCTGGTGATGGCCTCACTGTCTATGGGTTTTATCGTGTGGAGGTCAATGACGGAGGCCTCGACCCCCTTGGCTGAGAGTGTCTCTGCCGCTTTAAGGGCCTCTGCCACCATTATGCCGCAGGCGACGATGGCCACGTCATTTCCCTCACGCAGGGTAATCGCCTTACCGATTGAGAAGCCGTCCTGCTCCTGCGTTATGATGGGCACGGCGGCCCTGCCCAGTCTTATATAGACCGGGCCTTCGTGGTTATATG
The nucleotide sequence above comes from Candidatus Bathyanammoxibius amoris. Encoded proteins:
- a CDS encoding NAD(P)H-hydrate dehydratase, with product MKRITVLPPLPERKADSHKGTYGRVLVLAGSSGMTGAACLAAKAALRSGAGLVTLGIPQGLNPIVASKLTCVITKPLPETAEQTLSYEARDEIAGVSKNAQVIALGPGLSQNPDTKKLVLWLLKNLEGHLVVDADGLNALAEKPDTLNNIKADIILTPHPGEMDRLMALDSASSSRNHGRREEVAARFIKKYPRVTLVLKGHKTLVTHSDKLYECTTGNPGMATAGTGDVLTGLIAGLWAQGVFSAFDAAVLGAYLHGLAGDMARETMGEYSLIATDVLDALPEAFVACGKTRR
- a CDS encoding S41 family peptidase, which codes for MPMLRTSYCLVLTLSLLITLSRPLPAEEETDYYEDYVELIKVVRLIKEKYVDEVQLHDLLTGAYRGMLQELDPYSQFISPDEMEDLRIETEGEFGGMGIEVIMKDGILTVITPILDSPAFKAGILPGDKILRIEDEPAENISFREAIKRLRGAPGTKVTISVLHPDETETTDITIERDVVQLKSVIGSRIVDEEDKIGYVAVSTFQENTTEDLENAVTALLQEGMESLILDLRFNPGGLLNVAVDVSDKFLEDDVIVSTKGKDPSQNHVYLAKKSGTFPNFPVIVLINNGSASAAEIVAGAIRDRKRGLLVGTKTFGKGSVQSLVPVEDEGSAIKLTTAKYYTPSGASIHDIGIEPDVVVELSKEETRDLHESIIKLKNTSLSRRDSGEEASPLEEVPSDIQLQRALDILKNDQQLFTKLLNNPTL
- a CDS encoding transketolase family protein produces the protein MPIKTPITKMVSTREAYGQALLELGKSHEEIVVLDADLAKSTTTAKFGKEFPGRFFDMGIAEANMMNTAAGLATCGKVPFVSTFSIFASGRAWEQIRNTICHSGLNVKIVATHGGVAVGADGCSHQCIEDFALMRVIAAMTVMVPCDAVEAKKAVIAAYNHEGPVYIRLGRAAVPIITQEQDGFSIGKAITLREGNDVAIVACGIMVAEALKAAETLSAKGVEASVIDLHTIKPIDSEAITRVAKQTGAVVTAEQHALDGGMGSAVAMVLGKECPVPLEMIGIDNRFGQSGDPGTLFKEYRLTADDIAEAALRAYNRK
- the tsaD gene encoding tRNA (adenosine(37)-N6)-threonylcarbamoyltransferase complex transferase subunit TsaD — encoded protein: MLILGIETSCDETSAAVVEDGCNILSNIVSSQEQLHLKFGGVVPEIACRAHIEAILPVIDNALRDARTQLKDIDAVALATTPGLIGALLIGLTAAKTLSWLFKLPLIAVNHLHAHLLASRLEYGEELRFPALGFVISGGHTSLYLSRSETDHLALGATLDDAAGEAFDKVAKLLGLGYPGGPEIDRISISGNPASVSFPRSYLEPSSLDFSFSGLKTAVLYHYQGLQGRKGELNRQEVADISASFQEAVVDVLVNKALLALKRHRVNGVILGGGVACNSRLRKRFSLALEDLPVRLFCPSPKLCTDNAAMVACLGYYKYLERDFSTLEVEAVAQAV
- the larB gene encoding nickel pincer cofactor biosynthesis protein LarB; the protein is MDINLIKKILTKVRKGEYSMEQALEHLKDLPYKDVGFAKVDSHRTLRRGFPEVIFSQGKTPEQVVKIAQEIARGEGDILATRANPEIYRAMLKNFPKAEYNETARTITIKKTRRKAPKGLILVVTAGTLDIPVAEEARVTAELMGNKVKTIYDAGVAGIHRLLGHRKELSQANVIIVVAGMEGALPGVVSGLVDCPVVGVPTSVGYGASFGGISPLLTMLNTCSEGVSVVNIDNGFGAGYTASLINKTRAKT